One Cicer arietinum cultivar CDC Frontier isolate Library 1 chromosome 8, Cicar.CDCFrontier_v2.0, whole genome shotgun sequence DNA segment encodes these proteins:
- the LOC101504227 gene encoding protein EXPORTIN 1A-like: MAADKLRDLSQPIDVPLLDATVAAFYGTGSKEQRTAADQILRELQNNPDMWLQVMHILQNTQNLNTKFFALQVLEGVIKYRWNALPVEQRDGMKNFISDVIVQLSGNEASFRTERLYVNKLNIILVQILKHEWPARWRNFIPDLVSAAKTSETICENCMAILKLLSEEVFDFSRGEMTQQKIKELKQSLNSEFQLIHELCLYVLSVSQRTELIRATLSTLHAFLSWIPLGYIFESPLLETLLKFFPIPAYRNLTLQCLTEVASLQFGNFYDEQYVKMYNIFMVQLQSILPPTTNIPEAYAHGSTEEQAFIQNLALFFTSFYKVHIRILESTQENISALLLGLEYLINISYVDDTEVFKVCLDYWNALVSELFEPHRSLENPAANMMGFQGSVMPPGMVDGLGSQLLQRRQLYAGPMSKLRMLMICRMAKPEEVLIVEDENGNIVRETMKDNDVLVQYKIMRETLIYLSHLDHEDTEKQMLGKLSKQLSGVDWTWNNLNTLCWAIGSISGSMIEEQENRFLVMVIRDLLNLCEITKGKDNKAVIASNIMYVVGQYPRFLRAHWKFLKTVVNKLFEFMHETHPGVQDMACDTFLKIIQKCRRKFVITQVGENEPFVSELLSTLPTTIADLEPHQIHSFYESVGSMIQAESDTQKRDEYLQRLMVLPNQKWLEIIGQARQNVDFLKDQDVIRTVLNILQTNTSVASSLGTYFLPQITLIFLDMLNVYRMYSELISKSIAEGGPYASRSSYVKLLRSVKRETLKLIETFLDKAENQPQIGKQFVPPMMDPVLGDYARNVPDARESEVLSLFATIVNKYKASMTEDIPCIFEAVFQCTLEMITKNFEDYPEHRLKFFSLLRAIATHCFPALICLSSQQLKFVMDSIIWAFRHTERNIAETGLNLLLEMLNKFQASEFCNQFYRTYFLTIEQEIFAVLTDTFHKPGFKLHVLVLQHLFCLAETGALTEPLWDATTNSFPYPSNAAFVREFTIKLLSTSFPNMTATEVTQFVNGLFESTNDLSTFKTHIRDFLIQSKEFSAQDNKDLYAEEAAAQREKERQRMLSIPGLIAPIELQDEMVDS; this comes from the exons GTGCTAGAGGGTGTAATTAAATATAGATGGAATGCATTACCAGTTGAGCAGCGGGATGGAATGAAAAATTTCATCTCTGATGTTATTGTACAG CTTTCTGGCAACGAGGCCTCATTTCGAACAGAGCGGCTGTATGTCAACAAACTCAATATTATATTGGTTCAG ATTTTGAAGCATGAGTGGCCAGCAAGATGGCGAAATTTTATTCCTGACCTTGTTTCAGCAGCTAAAACCAGTGAAACAATTTGTGAGAACTGTATGGCGATATTAAAG CTTTTGAGTGAAGAGGTTTTTGATTTTTCAAGAGGAGAGATGACTCAGCAGAAGATTAAAGAGcttaaacaatcattgaatag TGAATTTCAGCTCATACATGAGTTATGCCTATACGTGTTATCAGTTTCCCAACGAACTGAGCTCATACGTGCAACACTGTCTACATTGCATGCCTTCTTATCATGGATTCCCTTGGGTTATATATTTGAATCACCATTG CTCGAGACATTACTGAAGTTTTTCCCAATTCCAGCATATCGGAACCTGACATTGCAATGTTTAACTGAG GTGGCATCCcttcaatttgggaatttctATGATGAACAATATGTTAAGATGTACAATATATTCATGGTTCAGTTGCag AGCATACTCCCACCTACTACAAATATACCTGAGGCATATGCACACGGTTCAACTGAGGAACAA GCATTTATACAGAATTTGGCGCTGTTCTTTACCTCGTTTTACAAG GTTCACATACGAATTCTGGAATCCACTCAAGAGAATATCTCTGCTTTACTATTGGGTCTTGAATATCTTATCAACATCTCATATGTGGATGATACTGAGGTTTTCAAG GTCTGTCTGGACTATTGGAATGCCTTGGTTTCAGAACTTTTTGAGCCACATCGCAGCTTGGAGAACCCTGCAGCAAACATGATGGGATTTCAG GGGTCAGTAATGCCTCCTGGTATGGTTGATGGCCTTGGTTCACAGCTTCTTCAGCGCCGACAGCTTTATGCTGGTCCCATGTCTAAGTTGAGAATGCTTATGATCTGTCGTATGGCTAAACCAGAAGAGGTTCTCATAGTTGAAGATGAAAACGGGAATATAGTCCGTGAAACCATGAAAGACAATGATGTTCTTGTTCAGTATAAG ATTATGAGGGAAACTCTTATTTACTTGTCACATCTGGACCATGAGGATACTGAAAAGCAG ATGCTTGGAAAATTAAGTAAGCAACTAAGTGGTGTGGATTGGACATGGAACAATTTGAACACATTGTGCTGGGCAATAGGATCTATATCGGGTTCCATGATCGAAGAACAG GAAAACAGATTTTTGGTTATGGTCATTCGTGATTTATTAAATCTATGTGAAATAACAAAGGGAAAAGATAACAAAGCTGTTATTGCCAGTAATATCAT GTATGTTGTTGGGCAGTATCCGCGGTTTTTAAGAGCTCATTGGaagtttttaaaaactgttgtGAATAAGTTGTTTGAGTTTATGCATGAAACACATCCTGGAGTTCAG GATATGGCCTGTGAtacatttttgaaaataattcaaaagTGCAGGCGAAAGTTTGTAATCACCCAG GTTGGGGAAAATGAACCATTTGTGTCTGAACTTTTATCTACCCTTCCAACTACAATTGCAGATCTTGAACCTCATCAAATACACTCCTTTTATGAATCT GTTGGCAGCATGATTCAAGCAGAGTCCGATACACAGAAGAGAGATGAATATCTTCAGCGGTTGATGGTGCTCCCAAATCAG AAATGGCTGGAAATTATTGGGCAGGCACGCCAAAATGTTGATTTCCTTAAGGATCAAGATGTTATTCGAACTGTGCTTAATATATTGCAG ACCAATACAAGTGTTGCATCTTCTTTAGGAACATATTTCCTGCCCCAAATCACGTTGATCTTTTTGGACATGTTGAATGTGTACAG GATGTATAGTGAGCTTATATCAAAAAGTATTGCAGAAGGGGGACCTTATGCATCTAGGTCCTCATATGTAAAACTTCTGCG TTCGGTTAAGAGGGAGACACTTAAACTGATTGAGACATTCTTGGACAAGGCTGAAAATCAACCACAAATTGGAAAACAATTTGTGCCACCGATGATGGATCCTGTTCTGGGAGATTATGCCAGGAATGTTCCTGATGCAAGGGAGTCAGAGGTTTTGTCACTTTTTGCCACAATTGTAAATAA ATATAAAGCTTCAATGACTGAAGACATACCTTGCATATTTGAAGCTGTTTTCCAGTGCACACTAGAA ATGATCACGAAAAACTTTGAAGATTACCCAGAGCATAGGCTAAAATTTTTCTCTTTACTACGTGCCATAGCTACTCATTGTTTTCCTGCGTTGATCTGCTTGTCAAGTCAG CAACTGAAGTTTGTTATGGATTCAATCATATGGGCATTTCGGCATACAGAAAGAAATATCGCTGAAACTGGGTTGAACCTGTTGTTGGAGATGCTGAACAAGTTTCAG GCTTCAGAGTTTTGCAATCAGTTTTATCGGACATATTTTTTGACAATAGAACAAGAGATATTTGCTGTCTTAACAGACACTTTTCATAAGCCTGGGTTCAAATTGCATGTCTTGGTGCTTCAACATTTGTTTTGTCTG GCTGAAACTGGTGCCCTGACTGAGCCTCTATGGGATGCTACTACAAATTCATTTCCATACCCAAGTAATGCTGCTTTTGTACGTGAGTTCACGATAAAACTTTTAAGCACGTCATTTCCCAACATGACTGCCACAGAG GTTACCCAATTTGTTAATGGACTCTTCGAGTCAACAAATGATCTCTCCACATTCAAAACTCACATACGAGATTTTCTTATAcagtcaaaagaattttcagcTCAG GATAACAAAGATCTTTATGCTGAAGAGGCTGCAGCTCAGAGAGAGAAAGAACGACAACGAATGCTTTCTATTCCAGGGCTTATTGCCCCAATTGAGTTGCAAGATGAAATGGTGGACTCATAG
- the LOC101504564 gene encoding uncharacterized protein isoform X1, translated as MGQVFRKLFDTFFGSSEMRVVMLGLDAAGKTTILYKLHIGEVLSTVPTIGFNVEKVQYKNVVFTVWDVGGQEKLRPLWRHYFNNTDGLIYVVDSLDRERIGQAKQEFQAIINDPFMLNSVILVFANKQDLRGAMTAMEVCEGLGLFQLRNRKWHIQGTCALKGDGLYEGLDWLASTLKEIKAAGYSSTGTLSF; from the exons ATGGGTCAAGTTTTCCGGAAGCTTTTTGACACTTTCTTTGGCAGCTCTGAGATGAGG GTTGTGATGCTTGGTCTTGATGCTGCCGGTAAAACAACTATCCTCTACAAGCTTCACATTGGAGAAGTTTTATCTACTGTTCCCACAATTG GTTTCAATGTGGAGAAAGTTCAGTATAAGAATGTAGTTTTTACAGTTTGGGATGTTGGAGGGCAAGAAAAATTAAGGCCACTTTGGAGGCACTATTTTAACAACACTGATGGTCTT ATTTATGTTGTTGATAGCCTGGATCGTGAGAGAATAGGTCAAGCAAAGCAGGAATTTCAG GCAATCATAAATGATCCTTTTATGCTTAATAGTGTCATACTGGTGTTTGCAAATAAACAAGACCTG AGAGGGGCAATGACGGCAATGGAAGTATGTGAAGGACTAGGTCTGTTTCAGCTAAGGAATAGAAAATGGCACATACAAGGTACTTGTGCCCTTAAGGGAGATGGGCTTTATGAGGGCTTGGACTGGTTGGCTTCAACTCTGAAGGAGATTAAAGCTGCTGGATACTCTTCAACCGGAACTTTATCCTTCTAA
- the LOC101504564 gene encoding uncharacterized protein isoform X2 yields the protein MGQVFRKLFDTFFGSSEMRVVMLGLDAAGKTTILYKLHIGEVLSTVPTIGFNVEKVQYKNVVFTVWDVGGQEKLRPLWRHYFNNTDGLIYVVDSLDRERIGQAKQEFQRGAMTAMEVCEGLGLFQLRNRKWHIQGTCALKGDGLYEGLDWLASTLKEIKAAGYSSTGTLSF from the exons ATGGGTCAAGTTTTCCGGAAGCTTTTTGACACTTTCTTTGGCAGCTCTGAGATGAGG GTTGTGATGCTTGGTCTTGATGCTGCCGGTAAAACAACTATCCTCTACAAGCTTCACATTGGAGAAGTTTTATCTACTGTTCCCACAATTG GTTTCAATGTGGAGAAAGTTCAGTATAAGAATGTAGTTTTTACAGTTTGGGATGTTGGAGGGCAAGAAAAATTAAGGCCACTTTGGAGGCACTATTTTAACAACACTGATGGTCTT ATTTATGTTGTTGATAGCCTGGATCGTGAGAGAATAGGTCAAGCAAAGCAGGAATTTCAG AGAGGGGCAATGACGGCAATGGAAGTATGTGAAGGACTAGGTCTGTTTCAGCTAAGGAATAGAAAATGGCACATACAAGGTACTTGTGCCCTTAAGGGAGATGGGCTTTATGAGGGCTTGGACTGGTTGGCTTCAACTCTGAAGGAGATTAAAGCTGCTGGATACTCTTCAACCGGAACTTTATCCTTCTAA
- the LOC140919130 gene encoding uncharacterized protein produces MGQAFRKLFDTFFGNPEIRVVMPGLDNAGKTTILYKLQLGKVLSTIPTVGFNVEKVQYKNVDFTVWDVGGQGRHKLRPLWKHYFNNTDGLIYVVDSLDRERIDQAKQEFQEIINEPSMLDNVILVFANKQDLRGAMTPKEVCEGLGLFDLRNRKWHIQGTCALKGDGLFEGLDWLASTLKERKASR; encoded by the exons ATGGGTCAAGCTTTTCGGAAGCTGTTTGACACCTTCTTTGGCAACCCTGAGATACGG GTTGTAATGCCTGGTCTTGACAATGCTGGTAAAACAACTATACTCTACAAGCTTCAACTTGGAAAAGTTTTATCTACTATTCCTACTGTTG GGTTCAATGTGGAGAAAGTTCAGTataaaaatgttgattttacAGTTTGGGATGTTGGAGGGCAAGGACGACACAAATTAAGGCCACTTTGGAAGCACTATTTTAACAACACCGATGGTCTG ATTTATGTTGTTGATAGCCTCGACCGTGAGAGAATAGATCAAGCAAAGCAAGAATTTCAG GAAATTATAAATGAGCCTTCTATGCTTGataatgtcatattggtgtTTGCAAACAAACAGGACCTG AGAGGGGCAATGACGCCAAAGGAAGTATGTGAAGGACTTGGTCTATTTGATCTAAGGAATAGAAAATGGCACATACAAGGCACTTGTGCCCTTAAGGGTGATGGCCTTTTTGAAGGATTGGATTGGTTGGCTTCAACTCTTAAGGAGAGAAAAGCTTCTAGATAG
- the LOC101505185 gene encoding uncharacterized protein isoform X2, whose translation MGTRNFVWSFTKKFITFGLITVTVSDRYVTVVPVRDDYVLVEKLCLQKYKFSHGDVVIFRSPLDYKETHIKRIIALPGEWFVNRQSHDVLKIPEGHCWVEGDNVVSSSDSKSYGPIPLGLIRGRVTHVVWPPQRIGAVKSTTPERLPSL comes from the exons ATGGGGACAAGAAACTTTGTATGGAGTTTTACTAAAAAGTTCATTACATTTGGACTCATTACTGTGACTGTGTCTGATCGTTATGTTACTGTTGTTCCTGTTCGAG ATGATTATGTCTTGGTTGAGAAACTTTGCCTTCAGAAGTACAAGTTTTCACATGGTGATGTCGTGATCTTTCG TTCCCCATTGGATTACAAAGAGACACACATAAAGAGAATAATTGCATTACCTGGTGAGTGGTTTGTTAATCGTCAAAGCCATGACGTACTAAAGATTCCGGAAGGACACTGTTGGGTCGAGGGAGACAATGTAGTTTCTAGCTCTGATTCAAAATCATATGGACCT ATTCCTCTGGGTCTAATTCGAGGAAGGGTTACTCATGTTGTGTGGCCACCTCAAAGAATAGGAGCTGTCAAGAGTACTACACCAGAAAGATTACCTTCTTTATAG
- the LOC101505185 gene encoding uncharacterized protein isoform X1, which yields MGTRNFVWSFTKKFITFGLITVTVSDRYVTVVPVRGGSMSPTFNPKTDSLIKDDYVLVEKLCLQKYKFSHGDVVIFRSPLDYKETHIKRIIALPGEWFVNRQSHDVLKIPEGHCWVEGDNVVSSSDSKSYGPIPLGLIRGRVTHVVWPPQRIGAVKSTTPERLPSL from the exons ATGGGGACAAGAAACTTTGTATGGAGTTTTACTAAAAAGTTCATTACATTTGGACTCATTACTGTGACTGTGTCTGATCGTTATGTTACTGTTGTTCCTGTTCGAGGTGGCTCCATGTCTCCTACTTTCAATCCTAAAACTGATTCTTTGATAAAGG ATGATTATGTCTTGGTTGAGAAACTTTGCCTTCAGAAGTACAAGTTTTCACATGGTGATGTCGTGATCTTTCG TTCCCCATTGGATTACAAAGAGACACACATAAAGAGAATAATTGCATTACCTGGTGAGTGGTTTGTTAATCGTCAAAGCCATGACGTACTAAAGATTCCGGAAGGACACTGTTGGGTCGAGGGAGACAATGTAGTTTCTAGCTCTGATTCAAAATCATATGGACCT ATTCCTCTGGGTCTAATTCGAGGAAGGGTTACTCATGTTGTGTGGCCACCTCAAAGAATAGGAGCTGTCAAGAGTACTACACCAGAAAGATTACCTTCTTTATAG